GGATCTTGGAAGGACAAGTAATACATTATCTTTTTGATGCATGACTAATTCCAATTTTCTGTAGCTTTATCCCATGTTGTCCATCCATTTTCTACGATGCTAAAAGGGTCCTGATTCTGATTGTGATTTTGTAGGCATGGgagcaaaattttagaaatgtCAGTTTCATTGGCTGTTACCATTCGAGAACTTTTGCGCCTTAAGGTATGTGCTATAGCCCTTCGATGGTTGTTATTCATTGTGTTTTCATTCTCTTGAATACTGGGATGGTTCAAGTTCTTAGGTAGTTTTTGACACGAAGATGATAATAATCCATGGAAATTTCTCACCCTAGTGCTTGACCTTAATGCCATGGTACTCATATTTTTTAGCATGCAGGGAAGAATTCCATGTCCTCCTTGCCAGGGGTAAGTCCCTTGAAACAGTTGCCTGGAAGGAACAGGAaaaaacataacatattttCTCTATTGATGTCATTTTTGTGCATAAGTTTTTGATGATTGATATGACTAAAGGAAATAGGGTGGGAGAACTATTATGCTTGTGGATGATGAAACAAAAGATTATGGGGCCATATCATCTATCAAAATTATTGTGGTCATTTCAATAGTGGCATctgaatgttaaatgttattgATACTGATACCAGTACAGTATCAATTGTGTTCCGAAGAAGTTTTAGGAGAATTCGATGTTGGTGGAAAGCATATGTCGTAAAAAAACATTTACCTTTTTATTCTTGGAACAAATCTAGTGCTCTTATCCTTTCTTTAATCCACCCTCATTTTACTTTGACCTTTCCCCCCTTTTTCTGTTGATCCCTTTGTGTGTTTCGAATTTTGCCTCCTGAGGTTCTCATatccttcatttttcttttaaattttatcccaTTTGCCGTTTTTGTTATTTCAGACTGCAGGGAATGAAGCAGTTTGTTCTGGTAGGTATACAGAAGCTGTAGAACACTACACACTTGCTTTGTCAAGCAATGTTGAATCACGGCCTTTTGCAGCAATATGCTTTTGTAATCGTGCTGCTGCACACCAAGCTTTGGGTCAAATTGCTGATGCAATTGCAGATTGCAGTCTAGCAATGGCCCTTAATGAAAATTATACCAAGGTATGTGTTTCTcctatctttttcttcttgtctTTTTGACCGAGGAAAGTTTTAAAAGTGTAGTAGCTATATGGATTTTATTAcaaagatgattttattaggctTATGAGATTTGGCTCTTCTTTCTATTAATAACCAAAGATTGGTTCATTGGGGGCGATGGTATAAATACTAATGAATCTTCTTGTCAAGACTTTCTTTATACTGTTGATATTTAAATCTTGAGTATGTGCCTGATGGGTTCCTTTCCCATTACTTAGTCAGGCTTATTTCTTTGATCTAGTATATGCAATCAAAATATTGACATAAATAAACTTGTTGGACTTGGATTTTAATGTTTCCAACTATGCTTACTTTATAGGTACTTATGGAATTAGTATAGTTGATTACCCTTAATTCATCATGATTCAAAAAATTCCTTTCTCACTCGGATTATCCAATGTTAAGTTTGAGCTTTTACTGATTTTAATTGCAAAGATGCGATTGGTAGGTAATATGTGATCCATGATAATTACCATTTGAAGATAGATAGAAATTACATATGGAAAGCAAGGTGAACAAGATCGTTCTAACATATCAGTGATAAAACCTTTAAACCTTTTAGATTGCTACATTGGGAGGTGAAGTATATATCCAAATGTAATAAAACCTGTTAAGCATCAAACCTAAATCCACCTGGTAATACGTGGGGAGCTACGACCTAAATATAAAGTAACAAGTACAACATTCTCTAAACTTATGACATATGGGTAGCACCATTTAACAAGTGACCTGTGCATCCAATATTAATgactgaaaaaaaaattaagtctatAAACAAGAAGCATCTTAGGCTCTGGTATATGTTAAATATCCACTGAAGCAATTAGGGGGGACCTTTAAATCTGCCCTTTGGCTAGTTTTCTGCATGTATGGTAGGGCTGTTTACGTTTATATCGTGGACTGGAACAAGAGAAAGTATTGGTCCACTACCTTTTCTTTTGTTAGATACAAATGTGAGCATGAGATGCAGAGACTGACTGCAAGGGCTAACAATGAGAAGATTGATGGTAAAATCATCCAAGTGTCAAGGGTCTATACTCCCCTAGAGGCTTGTCAACTTCCCCCAAAGTTTCTGATGCTCCAAAGGACAAATATGAATAATCAAGCACGTGAGAACTATCAGGGACAACAGAACAAGGAGGTTCTTCTAGGCAGATATCCGTTCAAGTCAATTGATGGTGTGGCCCCTCAAGGTGATAGTAGAGTTAACAGACCAACCCACAAATTGCCATTTCCCTCGCCCCTGCCCACTAGAGTTAACAGTAGGTCTAGATAAACATTGTTCTCCCATTATTTTCTTCTGATCCAATGGATGTCTCCTCTAACAACAATTTGAAGTTCTCATAGGGATGGGAGAGATATAAACTTTTGGTCTGACTGCTGGCTTGGTACCTGTCCTCTCAATGAGTGTTTTCCCCGGGTTTATGCTTTTGTTGTTAAAAGGAGGGTAAGTTGTCTGATTTTGGAACTGTCATCAATAGTAAGTGGAGTTGGAAtgtaattttgagaagaaatcCTTTTGATTAGGAACTTGAGCAAACTGAATGCTTTCCAATAAACTCTCAACAATCTACCTCCTAGCCCTCCTATTGCTGATTATGTTATTTGAGTGCTTCTACTAGCGGATAGTATACTGGATATCTTTTTTGTGCTTTTTTTCACCCATGTCGAGGTTAGGGAAACTGGTTGGAAGCATGTTTGTCTCATTGCTCCCCTGAAGGTCGAAGTATTTCTGGCAACTCATTAGGTGCAGGTTCCCTACGAAGACTGAGTTGGCCAAATGAGGTATTGTTCCCTCAGATTTTGCCACTTGTTGTTTGTGTGGTTTGGAGTTGGAACCAGTTCACCACCTATTCTTCACCTGTGTTAAAAATTTGGCATCATTCTTACTGAAGGATCCACTATCTTTCTTCATTGCTTGGCAATATATTTACCTGCCGATAAATGTAGCAAAATTTGGTTTATGGCTTTTTTCGCCATTGTGTGGTCACAGTGGTTTTTGAATGAAACTATTTTTAATGGCAAATCATTGGTCTTTGATCAGCTTATTGACATTATTGAACTTAGAATGGCATGGTGGTACCATGCAAAATGGCCTAAGAGCTTTTCTTTGACAGTTGATTTTACTGCAGCCTCCTGCAATTTCTGCTCCCTAGAAATTCTTCAAAGCACAAATTGCCTGCCCCATGGAATACTCCATTAGGGTATCTTAAATTTAATGTCGATGGATCTGTCATTGGAGCGTTTGGTCTGGCTGGTATTGGTGGCTGTCTTCGTGATGAAAAAATAACATTCTTTTTCTGAATTTCTCCAAATCTATTGGTCACGCTGACTCCCTTGCTGAATAATCTTGCCTAGGGAGTTATTGTGTTTATGATTTTGGTCTCTGGTTCGTGTTTGTATGCCTTTCCTGTGTTGCTTGTGTTTTGTTGGAGTTTTTCTGGTTTATATTTCTTGGGATGTATTGATCTATGATCCTCAATAAATCTTTACCTTTTCCCAAAAAAACCTCCCTTTCTTGTGCATCGATAGATCCAATTCTGGCTCTTGAAATATACATTTCTTAAACCAAATCTACTACCACTTGTGTGCCTTGCATTTTTTAGCTTAACAGCTTCTTGAATGCTTCTTTGAGATACGTTATGAAAGTGTGAGCAAAAAACTAACTGAATATATGAAAAAGCTTGAGTGTTATTGAGCTCATTAACCAGTGTACCATAACTATTCTAGGTTTCTTATGGACATTACAAGTTTAAATTTATCTCTATCAAAAGCTTGAATGGTGAGGGAAGGCATGTCATAGATATAAAAGCAGTTTATTCATTTCCTCATTTGTCTTTACATTTGTGTGTTTGATTTTCAtgtcaaaattattataactaccattttgattttcatgttaaaattattataactacCATTGCTGCATAACTGTGTACTCATTGACTGCTCCTGCTTGCTAAGCAGGCAGTTTCCAGGAGAGCAACATTACATGAGATGATCAGAGACTATGGACAAGCATCTAGCGATCTTCAAAGACTTATCTCAATTCTTGAAAAGCAATGTGATAAAACATCTCACCAGTCTGGCACTAAGGATAAATCTACTGGAAACTTAAAAGAGTTAAGGCAAGCTCAGCGGCGGTTATCATCCATGCAAGAAGAAGCTAAAAGAGAAATCCCTTTAAATTTATACCTCATTTTGTAAGTTCTTTGTGAAGCCTAGGAACAGAGTTTTTCTGTATAATGTATTATGCTTTCAACTTAGAGTCAAAGAGGATGAACTGCTTGTGGTCTTCATTTAATACAGCATTGCATCttgtataaaatttgattaaatttgcaTGTCTTTGGAGAATACAGTTTGCAGCATAATTAGTGTCTTTCTAGGCTCTAGCACTTAAAGCACATGTTTCAATTTTGTTCAATGATTCTGTATTGAAATTCTTATCCTCTAGTGATAGTTTTGATTCCAAGTCATAGCCATGATCATCTAGTGGGAATCTTTGCGGAACTTCTATCAGTACTAAAACTGGAACAAGCATTTTCTCTGGTCTACTTCTCTGTAACCATTGTTTTGATAATACTTGGTTCTTTTTGTTTGGAAGCAGTAAAACTGGAAAAGCATGTTCTCTAGCCTACTTTAGTGCAGAGATGGGACCCAGAAGAAATTCTTTTGATAATCCCTGTTCAGATACTCAGCTTGTAGCagtgacaattttattttagtcttcTAAAAGAGTTCTTAATTGCAATGACAGGGGAGTTAAACCATCGGACTCCACATCTGATGTTAAGAAGGCATACCGCAAAGCAGCTCTTAGGCATCACCCAGACAAGGTTTGACATTGCTATACTTAGTGAATTGAATTCTTTCATATGACTAGTTTGTCATGGCAGTCTATTTGCTTTTCTTGTGTCGAATTAGGCTGGTCAATTCTTGGCAAGGAGTGAAACTGGAGATGAGGGGCAACTCTGGAAGGAAATTGCTGAGGAAATTCACAAGGACGCTGACAGGCTGTTTAAAATGATTGGAGAGGCATATGCAGTACTATCAGATACTGAGAAGGTGTGCTATCCATCTGATTGAAATTTGAGATGTTTCTGTGTGTAATTGCTTTCTAGTTTGTCATTCCATCATAGTTGTCGTCAACTTACAACTTAGTTTTTCTGCTTCATTATTTGCTGATTGTCTGTGCTACCAATCCTTTTCCCCTTATTTCTGTCTGGAAATCACCCATAGAATCTACAGTTAAGACTCATGATAGGAAAATTTTCAGTAACTTTTTCATTCCTTAATTAGATGACCATAAAGAAGTTACGGGTAGGATGATTTCATCATATAGGTGCCggaaaatttgttgaattgtACTGGGAGATTCTCTAAATCAGAGGAAATGATGGTTGATGGTCTGTCATTTTGATTTGAATATTGTCTACATTGGAGCCAACTTGCACTAATATGTATTAAACACATTTGTTGTAAGTCAAAAGGATCTAGTTAGATGTCCAGATTTGAGTTGGCTTGTATCCGAATGTTAAAGATCTGGGTGCTGTGACATTTCTTCCAAGTTCAACTGAACTCCTTTACATTGATAAAGGGCTGTAATATTTTCTTTCCctgcagttttttttttttgttagtttCTTCTACAGactaccttttaatttttttttctgccTTGTTTTCATTTTACCATTTTCCTTTTACCAGCGGTCGGAGTATGATCTTGAAGAGGAGATCAGAAAAGCTCCaaacaaaagcaaaagcaaTGCTTATGAAAGAGCAAGAGATGACTATGGCTATCATTATGAGAGGAGTTCAAGCAGACGATACTGGCGGGGGAATTGGAATGATTATAGGAATTCACATTCTCGATGGTAGGAGAGTCAGAGAAGGATTATGCTCATTTAACAGATTGCAGTTTCTAATTAATAACACAAGTTCTGAATGGAACAGTGAGAAGTGAGTGCCATTGGTATGATCAGAGGTAAATAAACACAGTTTTAGAATGGATACGTTGCAAAAGTGTTGCAACAGTTGTTGGTCTCCAAGATTTATCCATTGTATGCATATGCTGCAACAATCGTAAGCCAAGACTAGCAAGGAGAACTAGATTTTTGAATCGTGATATGTTGCAACTGTCACAATACTCTGCTGAAGGGCAAGTGCAGCTCTGCTCTAGCAAACAaataattgggttgggttgggttgggtggTTTGGAATTTTGAAACACAAAAGTGAGTGTAAAAAGTGTGACGATGATTGGATTTagtaattaagaaaaatagaagatatTGTGGATTGGTGTTTTATGATGGCTCTGGGTCAGTCTCTTTTCCACAAAAGGCAATAATAGAACAAGGATTTTTGTGACAGGAATGCTGGGGTATGAAACAGAGTTGATGATTTAGTCTCGCAAATTGGATGTTTTAGGTCTTCAGTGGACCCACTGTTGCTTTTATGTTTGGTACTGCTTTGTTTTACCCCAGCAGTGTCATCACTGATGTAATTATGTTTTTGGGAAATTTCAAATGGATGATTTTTTCATACAAGCTTATAGTATAGTTTCTTGTTCACTTTTTGCACTACAGGTTTAGTTTTAATTCTAACTTCTTTTAATATATCAAGCAACATGTCTGACCTCCATATTTCCCCAGTTTGACATCCAAGGTAAACTAGTTGAACTGGAAAGAACTGGGCACTCCAGTTTAGTGGGTATCAATCACTAAAGAACCGATAAAACTGAATTGGACCGGTAAacatattcttaaa
The window above is part of the Gossypium raimondii isolate GPD5lz chromosome 9, ASM2569854v1, whole genome shotgun sequence genome. Proteins encoded here:
- the LOC128032440 gene encoding uncharacterized protein LOC128032440: MYGRAVYVYIVDWNKRKYWSTTFSFVRYKCEHEMQRLTARANNEKIDGKIIQVSRVYTPLEACQLPPKFLMLQRTNMNNQARENYQGQQNKEVLLGRYPFKSIDGVAPQGDSRVNRPTHKLPFPSPLPTRVNRMGEI